Proteins encoded by one window of Mercenaria mercenaria strain notata chromosome 4, MADL_Memer_1, whole genome shotgun sequence:
- the LOC123550980 gene encoding uncharacterized protein LOC123550980, producing the protein MRINKPQCLEERLASLGLWQHSEKHRFNLSEFARAGFFFEHSFDIHDDPGRLRCAYCPAVIGNWQSEDDPWTEHALSVDHCPHVTRHKGEEFVERVKKEENELSRIADYLGDIINPDETNCELQFEQTSIDLFGIPTTAMRSEQKVSSNMNCGQPLGGTGGNPCHQHRYDGTGKRTRQKQSVSDRNMDSKEARLTSFDHVRHLIENDGLLNQIAESGFYFEGINEGGIKVRCYSCGCALYDISDDDDLWSVHAQMANCEHVMTRKGQDFILQAHATDTGCNQEAIPLSEYQTKKWKLCEITVNSYETGISKKPRTQRSVPINGHRTEQSCTQRSEQRREPDTKKRHAHRSVQTEENDSKRQFTRRPEPSKESESKKLCTNQSVSCKKHDNKKLCTQHNKHDAKTLSTQRSVPNKKHDVKKLCTQRSTPNKEHSCKNASGCKRRPRFYCYNGRWCLIKWRPLVTCRPSCGQHDNDLGPGLSGGDIHRGPNANGIVFLCCHLKLYRRNGGEGPCPNCLQDKHVRSC; encoded by the exons ATGAGAATAAACAAACCGCAATGTTTAGAAGAGCGCTTAGCGTCCTTGGGATTATGGCAACACAGTGAGAAACATAGATTCAATCTATCGGAATTTGCAAGAGCTGGATTTTTCTTTGAGCATTCGT TTGATATCCACGACGATCCTGGAAGGCTGAGGTGTGCATATTGCCCAGCTGTCATCGGAAATTGGCAGTCAGAAGATGATCCGTGGACAGAACATGCTCTCTCTGTTGACCATTGCCCGCATGTGACACGACATAAAGGAGAGGAATTCGTTGAAAGAGTAAAGAAAGAGGAAAATGAATTGTCAAGGATAGCAGATTACTTGGGGGATATCATA AATCCAGATGAAACGAACTGTGAACTACAGTTTGAACAAACTA GTATTGATTTGTTTGGTATACCTACGACTGCTATGCGCAGCGAACAAAAGGTCAGCAGCAACATGAATTGCGGACAACCACTTGGAGGGACAGGAGGCAACCCCTGTCACCAACACAGATATGATGGAACTGGAAAACGTACAAGGCAAAAGCAGAGCGTTTCCGACCGGAACATGGACAGCAAAGAAGCACGTTTAACATCATTTGATCACGTCAGACACTTGATAGAAAACGATGGACTTCTGAACCAAATAGCCGAATCGGGATTTTATTTTGAAG GGATAAATGAGGGCGGTATAAAGGTCAGATGTTACAGCTGCGGGTGCGCTTTATATGATATCAGTGATGATGACGACTTGTGGAGTGTGCATGCACAAATGGCCAATTGTGAACATGTCATGACCAGAAAAGGCCAAGATTTCATACTTCAAGCGCAT gcaACAGACACGGGATGCAACCAAGAAGCAATACCTTTATCTG aatatcagactaaaaagtggaaactttgcGAGATCACGGTAAACAGTTATGAAACAG GTATTTCGAAGAAACCGCGTACCCAACGATCAGTGCCAATTAACGGACACCGCACGGAACAATCGTGCACTCAGAGATCGGAACAGAGAAGGGAACCAGATACTAAGAAACGGCACGCCCATCGATCAGTGCAGACAGAAGAGAATGACTCCAAGAGACAGTTTACTCGTCGACCAGAGCCGAGCAAGGAAAGCGAATCGAAGAAACTGTGTACTAATCAATCAGTGTCGTGCAAAAAGCATGACAATAAGAAACTGTGCACTCAGCACAACAAGCATGACGCCAAGACTCTTAGCACTCAGCGATCAGTGCCGAACAAGAAGCATGACGTCAAGAAACTGTGCACTCAGCGGTCAACGCCGAATAAGGAACACTCTTGTAAAAATGCATCAG GCTGCAAGCGGAGGCCGCGATTCTATTGTTACAATGGACGTTGGTGTCTCATAAAATGGCGTCCTTTAGTCACATGTAGGCCTTCTTGCGGACAACATGACAACGATCTTGGACCTGGGCTCTCTGGTGGGGACATTCATCGAGGACCAAACGCCAATGgaattgtttttctttgttgccATCTTAAGTTGTATAGGCGCAATGGCGGAGAAGGTCCGTGTCCAAACTGTTTGCAGGACAAACATGTTAGATCGTGCTGA
- the LOC123550982 gene encoding baculoviral IAP repeat-containing protein 7-A-like: MSLDDVKVTHQHAPRPPPIELGINVEKPKFPQYAVCSKRLESFALWPEYLPVKKEDMAEAGLVYTGVGDSVRCYFCGGGLRNWESGDVPMEEHGKWYPQCPHILLVKGQAYIERLARGEKPEMDGPDGISSKQAYVDTSNSIKTVAAQSCIEMGYSREMVDRAIKIFISKSGNCDFKGTDLCEILFDIEDNSEKQEISINEGDASSENIEDDSQEVADEDQLEPLETLLEENHRLKENQMCKICLDSRADVIFLPCGHMVSCPQCAPALLKCPVCRQTVNGQMKAFFSVINTKT, from the exons ATGTCTCTCGATGACGTAAAAGTCACGCATCAACATGCGCCGAGACCGCCACCAATTGAATTGGGAATAAATGTTGAAAAACCAAAGTTTCCTCAGTATGCCGTTTGTTCCAAACGCCTAGAATCTTTCGCATTGTGGCCAGAATACCTGCCAGTAAAGAAGGAAGATATGGCCGAAGCAGGTCTGGTCTACACAG GCGTTGGTGACAGCGTGAGGTGTTACTTCTGTGGTGGTGGCTTAAGAAACTGGGAAAGTGGTGATGTGCCCATGGAGGAACATGGCAAATGGTATCCTCAATGTCCTCATATTTTACTTGTGAAGGGACAGGCTTACATTGAGAGGCTTGCACGAGGCGAAAAGCCTGAAATGGACGGTCCAGATGGAATAAGTAGTAAACAG GCCTATGTCGATACAAGTAACAGCATAAAAACTGTAGCAGCGCAGAGTTGTATTGAAATGGGCTACTCCAGAGAAATGGTAGATCGGGCAATAAAGATCTTCATCAGCAAAAGCG GTAACTGTGATTTTAAAGGTACCGATTTGTGCGAAATTCTTTTTGATATAGAAGACAATTCCGAAAAACAAGAAATAAGTATTAATGAAGGAGATGCAAGCAGTGAAAATATTGAAGACGACAGCCAAGAAGTAGCAGATGAAGATCAACTTG aacCACTGGAAACTCTCCTGGAAGAAAACCATAGATTAAAAGAGAATCAAATGTGTAAGATATGCTTGGACAGTCGAGCAGATGTAATATTTCTGCCATGTGGCCACATGGTGAGCTGTCCACAGTGTGCTCCGGCGCTACTCAAATGTCCTGTTTGTAGACAAACTGTCAATGGACAAATGAAAGCGTTCTTTTCTGTGATTAATACTAAGACATGA